The Helianthus annuus cultivar XRQ/B chromosome 16, HanXRQr2.0-SUNRISE, whole genome shotgun sequence genome includes a window with the following:
- the LOC110918097 gene encoding caffeoylshikimate esterase: MDEENKSSTQTRKYFWGNTPEEQDYYNLHNIKSTSSFFTSPRGLSLFTRSWLPLTPPRGIICMVHGYGNDISWTFQSTAIFLASNGFACFALDMEAHGRSEGLKAFVPDVNSVVEDYIAFFTSIVSSDEGYEKLPRFLYGESMGGAICLLLQFNKPFFNGAVLIAPMCKISDKVRPKWPIPEILMVVAKFAPRLAIVPTEDLVDKSVKVPEKRIIGGMNPVRYTGKPRLGTVMELLRVTEDLSRRLSQVEIPFIVLHGDADAVTDPDVSKELFDKAKSVDKSLKVYEGMWHSLLFGETDENVEVVRRDILEWLNHRS; encoded by the coding sequence GGATGAAGAAAACAAGAGCAGTACCCAAACCCGAAAATACTTTTGGGGAAACACACCAGAAGAACAAGACTACTACAACCTCCACAACATCAAATCCACCTCCTCCTTCTTCACCTCCCCAAGAGGCTTATCTCTCTTCACCAGATCATGGCTCCCTCTTACCCCTCCACGTGGCATCATCTGTATGGTCCACGGCTACGGCAACGACATCTCCTGGACCTTCCAATCCACCGCCATCTTCCTCGCTTCCAACGGCTTCGCCTGCTTCGCTCTCGACATGGAAGCCCACGGCCGATCCGAAGGCCTCAAAGCCTTCGTCCCTGACGTCAACTCCGTCGTTGAAGACTATATCGCTTTTTTCACATCCATCGTATCGAGTGATGAAGGTTACGAGAAGCTTCCGAGATTCCTGTACGGTGAATCTATGGGCGGTGCTATCTGCCTTTTGCTTCAGTTTAACAAGCCTTTCTTCAACGGAGCTGTTTTAATCGCTCCGATGTGTAAGATTTCAGATAAGGTTAGGCCGAAATGGCCGATACCGGAGATTTTGATGGTTGTGGCGAAATTTGCGCCTAGGTTAGCAATTGTACCGACGGAAGATCTTGTTGATAAGTCGGTGAAGGTGCCGGAGAAGAGAATAATTGGGGGGATGAATCCGGTGAGGTATACGGGGAAGCCGAGGTTGGGGACGGTTATGGAGTTGTTGAGAGTGACTGAGGATTTGAGTAGGAGGTTGAGTCAGGTGGAGATACCGTTTATTGTGTTGCATGGTGATGCGGATGCGGTTACGGATCCGGATGTCAGTAAGGAGTTGTTTGACAAGGCTAAGAGTGTTGATAAGAGTTTGAAGGTTTACGAAGGGATGTGGCATTCGTTGTTGTTTGGTGAGACGGATGAGAATGTTGAAGTTGTTCGTCGTGATATTCTCGAGTGGTTGAATCATCGGAGTTGA